A genomic stretch from Helianthus annuus cultivar XRQ/B chromosome 1, HanXRQr2.0-SUNRISE, whole genome shotgun sequence includes:
- the LOC110941317 gene encoding copper transporter 6, which yields MDGGHMNGMTHMPPPSPVTATGAPPVTTTTGATMQHHPMMHMAFFWGTNGEILFPGWPGSNSGMYVLVLIFIFILAFLVEFLSHANFARRGSTTAAVGLVQTVVHTLRTGLGYMVMLAVMSFNGGVFLAAVAGHALGFLVFGTSVFRKPPPPVTGDKSSDLSPMICA from the coding sequence atggacGGCGGCCACATGAACGGCATGACGCATATGCCACCACCGTCACCAGTCACCGCCACCGGAGCACCACCAGTAACCACCACCACCGGAGCCACCATGCAGCATCATCCAATGATGCACATGGCCTTTTTCTGGGGCACAAACGGCGAAATATTATTCCCGGGTTGGCCCGGATCCAATTCGGGTATGTACGTTCTGGTTCTTATATTCATCTTCATCTTAGCGTTTCTCGTTGAGTTTTTATCTCACGCGAATTTTGCACGACGTGGGTCCACGACGGCGGCGGTGGGGTTGGTTCAGACGGTGGTGCATACTCTCCGAACTGGTTTGGGTTATATGGTAATGCTGGCGGTGATGTCGTTCAACGGTGGTGTGTTTCTGGCGGCGGTGGCCGGTCACGCGCTTGGGTTTTTGGTGTTTGGGACTTCGGTTTTTCGAAAACCACCGCCGCCGGTGACCGGAGATAAAAGTTCGGATCTGTCTCCGATGATATGTGCTTGA
- the LOC110943620 gene encoding glutathione S-transferase T3-like produces MFPNNPNNSWDPTNTFWQNMQNNEQENRYRRDPHTGEVGYYPMPPTSPHPTTQPMPPYFGYYSQPPFFPSIMPPPNIPVTQDTSETEYVPETQVESSSIKKRSHKNKDETEKRTPKKVEFWSPKEEFELAKAWLDVSEDEIVGNDQDIKVFWGRIREKFFAAMGRGVYRTADSFSGKWGAMRTKVSNFNNIYNNLVNNTRRRSGASDVDVLTEAHNDYRMHHGHMFTLVTTWEFLRKSPKWHLVPPFDPTHPKSKRSKSTSTTEPSGSDARTIINLNEDADEFEEPQPQELPRPTGMDKSKAKARGKSTKSDGLSKMSEFEPGLKQIGSIREKNQEMRMEKQIQRNMDFLARDVSHLPEEDRVILEARKAQIRAKYM; encoded by the exons ATGTTTCCCAACAACCCCAACAACTCATGGGACCCGACCAATACGTTTTGGCAAAATATGCAAAACAACGAGCAAGAAAACCGCTATCGCCGAGACCCGCATACGGGTGAGGTTGGATATTATCCAATGCCACCAACTTCTCCTCATCCCACCACTCAACCGATGCCCCCATACTTCGGGTATTATTCTCAACCCCCATTTTTTCCGTCAATCATGCCACCACCAAACATACCCGTTACCCAAGACACAAGCGAAACCGAATACGTTCCCGAAACCCAAGTCGAATCCTCTTCTATAAAAAAAAGAAGTCATAAAAATAAGGATGAGACCGAAAAACGTACCCCTAAGAAGGTAGAATTTTGGTCGCCTAAGGAAGAGTTCGAGTTGGCAAAAGCATGGCTCGACGTGTCGGAGGACGAGATTGTTG gaAACGACCAAGACATAAAGGTATTTTGGGGTCGTATACGCGAGAAGTTTTTCGCCGCAATGGGTCGTGGCGTGTATCGAACCGCCGATTCTTTTTCGGGAAAGTGGGGTGCTATGAGGACGAAGGTTAGCAACTTCAACAACATATACAATAACCTCGTCAATAACACTCGAAGGAGAAGTGGTGCGAGCGACGTCGATGTCTTGACAGAAGCCCACAACGACTATAGAATGCACCATGGGCATATGTTTACGTTGGTAACCACATGGGAGTTTCTTCGCAAATCTCCAAAGTGGCATCTTGTGCCACCTTTCGACCCAACCCACCCTAAATCCAAACGGTCCAAATCGACATCCACCACCGAACCATCTGGGTCCGATGCTCGTACAATAATTAATCTAAACGAGGATGCTGACGAGTTTGAAGAACCACAACCACAAGAGTTGCCTCGTCCAACTGGTATGGATAAAAGTAAAGCCAAGGCACGTGGAAAGTCTACTAAATCAGATGGCCTGTCAAAGATGAGCGAGTTCGAGCCAGGTCTCAAGCAAATAGGCTCCATTAGGGAAAAAAACCAAGAAATGAGAATGGAGAAACAAATCCAAAGAAACATGGACTTTCTCGCAAGGGATGTGTCACATCTACCAGAGGAGGACCGAGTCATTTTGGAGGCTCGTAAGGCACAAATTCGGGCcaaatatatgtag